The proteins below come from a single Vibrio cyclitrophicus genomic window:
- the phnE gene encoding phosphonate ABC transporter, permease protein PhnE — translation MAGLNPSSSTSASSSTSSFSKHENPFKTSWTNRAIIAAIVGYLFYSFSTLGLTFDRLIIGFGESERLLSRMFPPDFSRTNLLLSGLAESLQIAIISSFFGIVISLFLGLLAARNMMPSIVSTPIRCFIALCRSFHPVIIAILFVKAVGFGALAGILTLVFASIGFIAKLFAEAIEEISFKPVEAIKATGASFISVILYAVMPQVFTRFIGFASYQLDSNLRNSTMVGIVGAGGLGGTLFSAFQRFDYDFVAAILITIIALILVGEFLSNIVRRIF, via the coding sequence ATGGCTGGATTAAACCCAAGCTCATCAACAAGTGCATCTTCGTCAACGAGTTCATTTTCGAAGCATGAAAATCCGTTCAAAACTTCGTGGACGAACCGAGCAATCATCGCTGCAATTGTTGGGTATCTTTTTTATAGTTTCTCGACATTGGGACTGACCTTTGATCGTTTGATCATTGGGTTTGGTGAAAGTGAGCGGTTACTATCAAGAATGTTTCCACCTGATTTTTCGCGTACTAACCTTTTATTGAGCGGCTTAGCAGAAAGCTTACAGATTGCGATCATCTCTAGCTTTTTCGGTATCGTTATTTCACTGTTCCTTGGCTTACTTGCGGCGAGAAATATGATGCCCTCAATTGTCTCAACGCCAATCCGTTGTTTCATCGCACTGTGTCGTTCTTTTCATCCAGTGATTATTGCCATCTTGTTTGTAAAAGCGGTTGGTTTTGGCGCTCTCGCGGGGATTCTGACATTAGTATTCGCATCCATCGGTTTTATCGCCAAGCTTTTTGCAGAAGCGATTGAAGAGATCTCGTTCAAACCGGTTGAAGCAATTAAAGCAACAGGTGCGAGTTTCATTAGTGTCATCTTGTACGCGGTGATGCCTCAAGTATTCACTCGTTTCATTGGCTTTGCGAGTTACCAACTGGACTCAAATTTACGTAATTCAACCATGGTTGGCATCGTGGGGGCTGGAGGCCTAGGCGGTACGCTTTTCTCTGCATTCCAACGCTTTGATTACGACTTCGTCGCTGCTATTTTGATCACCATTATCGCACTGATTCTCGTTGGTGAATTTCTTTCCAATATTGTTAGGAGAATCTTCTAA
- the phnC gene encoding phosphonate ABC transporter ATP-binding protein: MAVASYEGIKINNLFHEYVAGKPILKGINIDIDEPGIIAIIGPSGTGKSTLLRCINRLNDPSQGEIIFDGADLTQLKGQALRRQRRHIGMVFQEYNLVERLTVIENVLSGRLGYMTAWNAWRRNYSAQDLAKAFELLEFVGLQDFANQRADSLSGGQRQRVGIARAVMQDPYILLADEPTSSLDPKTAVEIMELMETFAEQKNIPVLVNIHDVNLAKRYAKRIIGMCNGKVHYDGSPEGISEDDLKIIYGGESWLD, from the coding sequence ATGGCCGTAGCAAGCTATGAAGGAATAAAGATAAATAACCTTTTTCATGAATACGTGGCAGGCAAGCCAATCCTTAAGGGCATTAACATCGATATCGATGAGCCGGGTATCATTGCCATCATTGGCCCGTCGGGTACTGGTAAAAGTACGCTTCTACGTTGTATCAACCGTCTTAACGATCCAAGTCAAGGCGAGATTATTTTTGATGGCGCCGATTTGACTCAATTAAAAGGACAAGCGTTACGTAGGCAGCGCCGTCATATAGGAATGGTTTTCCAAGAATATAACTTAGTTGAGCGTTTAACCGTTATCGAGAACGTGCTGAGTGGTCGTTTAGGTTACATGACAGCTTGGAATGCATGGCGTCGTAATTACTCTGCCCAAGACTTGGCAAAAGCTTTCGAGCTACTCGAGTTTGTTGGCTTACAAGACTTTGCAAACCAACGTGCCGATAGCTTATCGGGCGGGCAAAGACAGCGTGTTGGTATTGCTCGCGCCGTCATGCAAGACCCATATATCTTATTGGCGGATGAACCAACTTCATCACTCGACCCGAAAACCGCGGTTGAGATTATGGAGCTAATGGAAACCTTCGCCGAGCAGAAAAATATTCCTGTGTTGGTGAATATTCATGATGTGAACTTAGCCAAGCGTTATGCCAAGCGCATCATTGGTATGTGTAATGGTAAGGTGCATTACGATGGTAGCCCTGAAGGTATTTCAGAGGACGATCTTAAAATTATCTACGGGGGTGAATCATGGCTGGATTAA
- the phnD gene encoding phosphate/phosphite/phosphonate ABC transporter substrate-binding protein: MKISVKGLLIASSLLLPSMAMASDCSSRGVLDDRYCDENQDLVADSPKNPDEWNDPSTLVFTYTPVEDPALYKDAFADFQAHLSKITGKRVIYYTVHSNSAQVEAMRSGRLHVAGFSTGPTGYAVNLAGYVPIAVKGDESGFQGYNLITIVRKDSGINKMSDLKGKKVAHTSASSNSGNLAPRALFPAKGLVPDEDYKVLYSGKHDQSILGVFNGDYDAAPVASDVYDRMVAAGRVDDSELKIIYRSPRFPTSAFGYAYNLKPELVEKINEAFFSYRFTPEMSASFKGADRFSPISYKEEWGVIRDIAHATGTAYTKAGLKKLAEKDAAKRAKKKAAELAKQANSQ; this comes from the coding sequence ATGAAAATCAGTGTTAAAGGACTGTTAATCGCTAGCTCATTACTGCTTCCTTCAATGGCTATGGCAAGCGACTGCTCTAGCCGTGGTGTGTTAGACGATCGATACTGTGATGAAAACCAAGATTTAGTGGCCGATTCACCAAAGAACCCAGATGAGTGGAACGACCCAAGTACGCTTGTGTTTACTTACACTCCGGTTGAAGACCCAGCATTATACAAAGACGCGTTCGCCGACTTCCAAGCTCACCTAAGTAAAATTACGGGTAAGCGGGTAATTTACTACACGGTGCACTCGAATTCTGCGCAAGTAGAAGCGATGCGTTCTGGTCGACTGCACGTTGCTGGTTTCTCTACGGGCCCGACAGGCTACGCAGTTAACCTAGCGGGTTATGTTCCTATCGCAGTAAAAGGCGATGAGTCTGGCTTCCAAGGCTATAACCTAATCACGATTGTGCGTAAAGATAGCGGCATTAATAAAATGTCTGATCTGAAAGGCAAAAAGGTTGCACACACTTCTGCATCTTCCAACTCTGGCAACCTAGCTCCACGAGCGCTATTCCCAGCGAAAGGTCTAGTGCCAGATGAAGACTACAAAGTGCTTTATTCCGGTAAGCATGACCAATCTATTTTAGGTGTCTTCAATGGAGACTATGATGCGGCACCTGTGGCATCAGATGTGTACGATCGAATGGTGGCAGCTGGTCGTGTCGACGATTCCGAACTGAAGATCATCTACCGCAGCCCACGCTTCCCAACTTCTGCTTTTGGATACGCTTACAATCTAAAACCAGAGCTAGTTGAGAAGATCAACGAAGCGTTCTTTAGCTACCGCTTTACGCCTGAAATGAGTGCATCATTCAAGGGCGCAGATCGTTTCTCGCCGATTAGCTACAAGGAAGAGTGGGGTGTTATTCGTGATATCGCACACGCAACTGGTACGGCTTACACTAAAGCTGGCCTAAAGAAACTGGCAGAGAAAGACGCAGCGAAACGTGCTAAGAAAAAAGCAGCAGAGCTAGCAAAACAAGCCAATAGCCAGTAA